A single region of the Oncorhynchus keta strain PuntledgeMale-10-30-2019 chromosome 4, Oket_V2, whole genome shotgun sequence genome encodes:
- the kdm3b gene encoding lysine-specific demethylase 3B isoform X1 yields the protein MGDSLELIGKRLLLLLNDGRSAAGSEVEQAAWTRDWLRGTVRAVSVIGLASPGVEVSGGEATTTTAAAAGLTVFVEFEDCAWRRRSWVQVYGEEVRAVLVESSIVWANRSSDPNQNHPAAGGAPGTAWPALAFRSLVDRVGLGSLVPVEFFGNRTLDFLPDGNSLQRFEVEKDVGHSLLLEQPSLRAAVSSWHSDFELQEILRKGSYTIQGRRVQVYQCEFDELWALGLVSRHDPNSHIMEITMDQGEETQVVDPRVMHVILAEDHFDENGRNARRRKESDGVKGESGRRRRTSSEGEEDMTLKRFKGAGEGAVEGQNGNGSTKGMVTWGEEVATGGEDRVGGGGRVNSTINNNSSSSEVTQGHATPNSISSHMDQSKALPRYPKENGRSLSTQDRQGSADSTTTVTPTPPPLKPAPSPFSNTSFPSLGQMPSLVPGAPASKPSPAALTPESEEPSQSTYPKTAALVSPGPVTISSPSQGSAPSVALAAPLCFSPKLTAWTGPPNQTEGSKPILAAAGFRLPQSKPAGASVFGEVSSQTNGSSNTASVSQDTPGPFGFSFRGAKNNEAQPQQQDQNLFFQCMSQKTGQNPGGSNQNQTSGLGQSQAKDTNYFTAVSESLSKEPPSLFKPSASTEGLKKTVLAPASTGLFGSATAHLKEQSKVPETQPAGNGVLNKPFGGDKLSSSFSGGSGGMRSSVLGMAAIGTPLAPASGSLGGANRSGTNGGAVGGFSTKTDSHQNLFLQGSKEPSNPFLAYGEKLSHSPFSGKPSPLEPETLGPATASESKPNLFTMSEPPKGILSSPFASLSGAAASSSSSPAPGPAFIQRPQSDAPSKPREGASTGEQGSSAECGSLDDRPSSTSGYPMFGSAVPGGSGEDAPMPFDQGQAQKFALEERGQVSKRDSDSSDNSDLSDLSETEEGLERGQVPGGLPGPVKEGAMLLQKGKGPGVAKSRPRNKPFKVGQSVLKDVTKVRRLKQSGESFLQDGSCINVAPHLHKCRECRMERYRKYREQEPDDDDPNVACRFFHFRRLAFTRKGILRVEGFLSPQQSDAMAMGLWLPSPSVQEGLDLDTSKYILANVGDQFCQLVMSEKEAMMMVEPHQKVAWKRAVRGVREMCDVCETTLFNIHWVCRKCGFGVCLDCYRQRRNRPLEEVDEGPDDEVFSWLKCVKGQRHEPQSLMPTQIIPGTALYNIGDMVHSARGKWGIKANCPCTSRHHRPLVRHSAPNGISQQSAVSSSIGSSGSGPITGGGGPAGSTTPKPEGGETTVVKTQPTSSTTSSEAAGGGVDTNSTNSTSAPPNSAQTTTSKDPRPSTGEGNSTALHWLADLATQKAKVEDTKDSGLLRSAMGRDTRSPFGLDSFSALSKPSSSSSSSSSPKLFNSLLLGSSNTQPKPEGSSLRDLLNSGPGRLPQAPGDTGIPFPSVFSTSAAGDKMKGSLPNFLDHIIASVVETKKAEGRRTGEGGSELGGVGRRDGVMGLSVLDPHTSHSWLCDGRLLCLQDPSNTNNWKIFRECWKQGQPVLVSGIHKRLKGGLWRPEAFSEEFGDQDVDLVNCRNCAIISDVKVRDFWDGFQVISKRLKGSDGQPMVLKLKDWPPGEDFRDMMPTRFDDLMENLPLPEYTKRDGRLNLASRLPNFFVRPDLGPKMYNAYGLIETEDRSVGTTNLHLDVSDAVNVMVYVGIPEGEGEHVKETDIAGCKEVMSTIEEGDVDEMTKRRVYEAKEKPGALWHIYAAKDAEKIRELLRKVGEEQGQENPPDHDPIHDQSWYLDGVLRRRLYEEYGVQGWAIVQFLGDAVFIPAGAPHQVHNLYSCIKVAEDFVSPEHVKHCFRLTQEFRHLSTTHSNHEDKLQVKNIIYHAVKDAVGTLRAHEPKLARS from the exons ATGGGAGACTCTCTTGAACTGATTGGGAAGCGACTTCTGCTGCTCCTCAACGATGGCAGGTCCGCAGCCGGATCCGAAGTGGAACAGGCCGCCTGGACTCGTGACTGGCTCCGGGGGACCGTCCGGGCGGTCAGCGTCATAGGGTTGGCCAGCCCAGGGGTAGAGGTGAGCGGAGGAGAGgcgacaacaacaacagcagcagctgcGGGGCTGACG GTATTTGTGGAGTTTGAGGACTGTGCGTGGCGCAGGCGGTCCTGGGTACAGGTGtacggggaggaggtgagagctgTACTGGTCGAGTCCTCCATCGTCTGGGCTAACCGCAGCAGCGACCCCAACCAGAACCACCCTGCAGCTGGAGGAGCCCCTGGGACAGCCTGGCCTGCCCTG GCGTTCCGGTCTCTCGTGGACCGTGTGGGTTTGGGTTCCCTGGTCCCTGTGGAATTCTTCGGGAACCGAACCCTCGACTTCCTCCCTGACGGGAATTCACTCCAGAGATTTGAG GTAGAGAAAGACGTGGGACACTCTCTCCTGCTGGAGCAGCCATCTCTGCGGGCTGCGGTGTCCAGCTGGCACAGTGACTTTGAGCTGCAGGAGATCCTCAGGAAGG GCTCCTACACAATCCAGGGCAGGAGGGTTCAGGTTTACCAGTGCGAGTTTGACGAGCTTTGGGCCCTGGGCCTGGTCTCTCGGCACGACCCCAACTCGCACATCATGGAGATTACCAtggaccag GGAGAGGAGACCCAGGTGGTGGATCCTCGGGTAATGCATGTAATACTAGCTGAAGATCACTTTGATGAG AATGGGAGGAATGCTCGGCGGAGGAAGGAGAGCGATGGCGTGAAGGGCGAGAGCGGCCGTAGACGGAGGACATCGTCGGAAGGCGAGGAGGACATGACTCTGAAGCGTTTTAAGGGGGCGGGAGAGGGAGCAGTGGAGGGACAGAACGGGAACGGCTCCACCAAGGGGATGGTGACGTGGGGTGAGGAGGTAGCAACCGGAGGAGAAGACAGAGTGGGTggaggaggcagagtgaacagcactatcaacaataACAGCAGTTCCTCTGAAGTCACACAAGGTCACGCCACCCCGAACAGCATTTCCTCCCACATGGACCAATCAAAAGCTCTGCCGCGGTACCCCAAGGAAAACGGACGCTCCCTCTccacacaggacagacaggggtctGCTGACTCGACCACTACAgtcacccccaccccaccccctctcaaACCAGCCCCCTCCCCATTCTCCAAcacttccttcccctctctgggCCAGATGCCCAGCCTGGTCCCTGGAGCTCCGGCCTCCAAGCCTTCCCCAGCAGCCCTGACCCCAGAGAGCGAGGAGCCATCCCAGTCTACCTACCCCAAGACGGCTGCCCTGGTGTCCCCCGGCCCGGTGACCATCTCGTCCCCATCGCAGGGCAGTGCCCCCAGCGTGGCCCTCGCTGCCCCCCTGTGCTTCAGCCCCAAACTAACCGCCTGGACAGGACCACCCAACCAGACGGAG GGCTCTAAGCCCATCCTGGCTGCGGCTGGGTTCCGGCTGCCTCAGTCCAAGCCTGCTGGTGCTTCTGTGTTCGGAGAGGTAAGCTCCCAGACCAACGGTTCCTCCAACACAGCGTCAGTCTCCCAGGACACCCCCGGACCCTTCGGCTTTTCCTTCAGAGGCGCCAAGAACAACGAAGCCCAACCGCAGCAGCAAGACCAGAACTTATTCTTCCAGTGTATGAGTCAGAAGACTGGCCAGAACCCTGGTGGTTCTAATCAGAACCAGACTTCAGGCCTGGGTCAGAGCCAGGCTAAAGACACCAACTACTTCACAGCAGTGTCAGAGAGCTTGAGTAAGGAGCCTCCTAGCCTGTTCAAGCCCTCCGCCTCCACAGAGGGACTCAAAAAGACTGTTCTAGCCCCCGCTTCAACTGGCCTGTTTGGCTCAGCTACAGCTCATCTCAAAGAGCAGTCCAAAGTGCCTGAGACCCAGCCGGCAGGCAACGGAGTGCTCAACAAGCCTTTCGGAGGGGACAAGCTCTCGTCTTCCTTCAGCGGCGGCTCTGGGGGGATGAGGAGCTCTGTTCTGGGAATGGCTGCGATCGGCACCCCCCTGGCTCCGGCTTCTGGATCTCTGGGTGGTGCTAACAGGAGTGGCACTAACGGTGGTGCGGTGGGTGGCTTCAGCACCAAGACAGACAGCCACCAGAACCTGTTCCTCCAGGGCTCCAAGGAGCCTTCCAACCCCTTCCTGGCCTATGGTGAGAAGCTCTCCCACAGCCCCTTTAGCGGCAAACCATCCCCCCTGGAGCCTGAGACCCTGGGCCCTGCCACCGCCTCGGAGAGCAAACCCAACCTATTTACAATGTCCGAGCCGCCCAAGGGCATCCTGTCTTCCCCCTTCGCCTCCCTCTCAGGTGCcgctgcctccagttcttcctcccCAGCCCCAGGACCTGCCTTCATACAGAGGCCCCAGTCTGATGCCCCCTCCAAGCCCAGGGAGGGCGCCTCCACAGGGGAACAGGGCTCCTCAGCTGAGTGTGGGTCTCTGGATGACCGGCCCAGCTCCACCTCGGGCTACCCCATGTTTGGGAGCGCTGTCCCTGGGGGGAGTGGTGAGGATGCGCCcatgccatttgaccagggccaggCCCAGAAGTTTGCCCTGGAGGAGCGAGGTCAGGTATCTAAACGTGACTCTGACTCCAGCGATAACAGCGACCTGTCAGACCTGAGTGAGACTGAggaggggctggagagagggCAGGTCCCTGGGGGCCTCCCGGGGCCCGTCAAGGAGGGAGCCATGCTACTGCAGAAGGGTAAAGGCCCCGGGGTAGCCAAGAGCCGGCCACGCAACAAGCCCTTCAAAG TGGGCCAGTCAGTGCTGAAGGACGTGACTAAGGTGCGTCGTCTGAAGCAATCAGGAGAGTCGTTCCTGCAGGATGGCTCCTGTATCAACGTGGCGCCCCACCTCCATAAGTGTCGCGAGTGTCGCATGGAGCGCTACAGGAAGTACCGGGAGCAGGAGCCTGATGACGACGACCCCAACGTGGCCTGCCGCTTCTTCCACTTTCGCAG GCTGGCGTTCACGCGTAAGGGCATCCTGCGTGTGGAGGGCTTCCTGAGCCCCCAGCAGAGCGATGCCATGGCCATGGGGCTGTGGCTTCCCTCGCCGTCCGTACAGGAGGGCTTGGACCTGGATACCTCAAAGTACATCCTGGCCAACGTGGGAGACCAGTTCTGTCAGCTCGTCATGTCTGAGAAGGAGGCCATGATGATGGTCGAGCCTCACC AGAAAGTGGCGTGGAAGCGGGCGGTGCGCGGCGTCAGGgagatgtgtgatgtgtgtgagaCCACTCTCTTCAACATCCACTGGGTCTGCAGGAAGTGTGGCTTCGGGGTGTGTCTGGACTGCTACCGGCAACGGAGGAACCGCCCTCTGGAGG AGGTGGACGAGGGGCCTGATGACGAGGTGTTCTCCTGGTTGAAGTGTGTCAAAGGCCAGAGACACGAGCCCCAGAGCCTCATGCCCACACAGATCATACCTGGAACAG ctctcTATAACATAGGGGATATGGTGCACTCAGCCCGGGGCAAATGGGGCATCAAGGCAAACTGCCCCTGCACCAGCCGGCACCACAGGCCCCTAGTGCGCCATAGTGCCCCCAACGGCATCTCACAG CAGTCTGCAGTGTCCTCCAGCATAGGGAGCAGTGGTAGTGGACCAATCACGGGTGGTGGGGGGCCAGCGGGTTCAACCACTCCTAAACCCGAGGGGGGGGAGACAACAGTGGTCAAAACACAGCCTACATCCAGCACAACGTCATCTGAGGCGGCAGGAGGAGGGGTTGATACTAACTCCACCAACAGTACCAGTGCCCCCCCTAACTCTGCCCAGACCACCACCTCCAAGGACCCCCGCCCTTCCACAGGTGAGGGCAACTCCACCGCCCTGCACTGGTTGGCAGACCTGGCCACTCAGAAAGCCAAGGTGGAGGATACTAAAG ACTCTGGGTTGCTGCGCTCGGCGATGGGCCGGGACACGCGTTCTCCCTTCGGACTTGACTCGTTCAGCGCCCTGTCCAAGCcttcgtcctcctcctcttcctcctccagtcCTAAACTGTTCAACAGCCTGCTGCTGGGCTCCAGCAACACCCAGCCCAAACCAGAGGGCTCTAGCCTCCGAGACCTGCTCAACTCTGGCCCCGGGAGGCTCCCCCAGGCCCCCGGAGACACTGGAATACCCTTCCCCTCAGTCTTCTCTACCTCAGCCGCT gggGACAAGATGAAGGGCAGCCTGCCTAACTTCCTGGACCATATCATCGCCTCGGTGGTGGAGACCAAGAAGGCGGAAGGCCGTCGTACGGGCGAGGGGGGCAGCGAGCTGGGCGGGGTGGGCCGCAGGGACGGGGTGATGGGGCTCAGCGTGCTGGACCCCCACACCTCCCACTCCTGGCTCTGTGACGGACGCCTGCTCTGCCTGCAGGATCCCTCCAACACCAACAACTGGAAGATCTTCAGAGAGTGCTGGAAACAGGGCCAG cCGGTGCTGGTGTCTGGTATCCATAAGCGTCTGAAGGGGGGTCTGTGGCGACCTGAGGCCTTCAGTGAGGAGTTTggggaccaggatgttgacctgGTTAACTGTCGGAACTGTGCCATCATTTCTGACGTCAAGGTCCGTGACTTCTGGGACGGCTTCCAGGTCATCTCCA agcgTCTGAAGGGTAGTGATGGTCAGCCCATGGTTTTGAagctgaaggactggcctcccgGAGAAGACTTCAGAGACATGATGCCTACACGCTTTGATGATCTGATGGAGAACCTGCCTCTCCCAGAGTACACGAAGCGAGACGGCCGTCTGAACCTGGCCTCCCGCCTGCCCAACTTCTTTGTCAGGCCAGACCTGGGGCCTAAGATGTACAATGCCTAcg GTCTGATCGAGACCGAAGACCGGAGTGTTGGCACTACCAACCTGCATCTGGACGTGTCTGATGCCGTCAACGTCATGGTGTACGTGGGCATTcccgagggagagggggaacacgTCAAGG